A stretch of Brassica rapa cultivar Chiifu-401-42 chromosome A08, CAAS_Brap_v3.01, whole genome shotgun sequence DNA encodes these proteins:
- the LOC103834634 gene encoding protein arginine N-methyltransferase 1.5 codes for MPLGERGGWESSESMYCGVETDFSDDVPSLLSFHISTGGFDYVLAPLMNPSYRPSLVEANGSSDTQALPVSGSDLVLAPSQWSSHVVGKVSSWIDLDSEDEVLRMDSETTLKQEIAWATHLSLQACLLPTPKGTSCANYARCVNQILQGLGNLQLWLRVPLVKSDGDSMDATSEGLNDSWELWNLFRLLCEHDSKLSVALDVMSNLPSETSLGRWMGESVRAAIISTDSFLTNARGYPCLSKRHQKLIAGFFDHAVQVVVSGKPVHNLQKASDSNTEGTQKHPLRSYLDYVAYLFQKMEPLPEQERIELGYRDFLQAPLQPLMDNLEAQTYETFERDSIKYIQYQRAVAKALVDRVPDDKASELTTVLMVVGAGRGPLVRASLQAAEETDRKLKVYAVEKNPNAVVTLHNLVKMEGWEGIVTIISCDMRFWTAPEKADILVSELLGSFGDNELSPECLDGAQRFLKPDGISIPSSYTSFIQPVTASKLYNDVKAHKDLAHFETPYVVKLHSVARLAPSQPVFTFAHPNFSTKANNQRYKKLRFNLPSDAGSALVHGFAGYFDSVLYKDVHLGIEPTTETPNMFSWFPIFFPLRKPVEVHPNSPLEVHFWRCCGSKKVWYEWSVSSPTPSPMHNTNGRSYWVGL; via the exons ATGCCGCTCGGAGAGAGAGGAGGATGGGAGAGCAGCGAGTCCATGTACTGCGGCGTCGAGACTGATTTCTCCGACGATGTTCCTTCTCTTCTCTCCTTCCACATCTCCACCGGCGGATTCGACTATGTCCTTGCTCCTCTG ATGAACCCTTCGTATAGGCCGAGCTTGGTGGAAGCAAACGGTTCTTCGGATACTCAGGCTCTTCCAGTCTCTGGCTCTGACTTAGTTTTGGCACCTTCTCAGTGGAGCAGCCATGTCGTTG gAAAGGTTAGTTCGTGGATTGACTTGGATTCTGAAGATGAAGTCTTGAGGATGGACTCAGAAACCACTTTGAAGCAAGAGATAGCCTGGGCTACACATCTCTCCTTGCAG GCGTGCCTTCTCCCTACCCCTAAAGGGACCTCGTGTGCCAATTATGCTAGATGTGTGAACCAAATCCTACAAGGGCTGGGTAACTTGCAG TTATGGCTGAGGGTTCCACTGGTGAAGTCTGATGGAGATTCAATGGATGCTACCTCAGAGGGTCTG AATGATTCCTGGGAACTATGGAATTTGTTTCGTCTTCTTTGTGAGCATGACAGTAAGCTGTCTGTTGCTCTTGATGTTAT GAGTAACCTACCCTCTGAAACTTCACTAGGACGCTGGATGGGAGAGTCTGTGAGAGCAGCCATAATAAGCACTGAT TCTTTCTTAACAAATGCTCGTGGTTATCCTTGCTTGTCAAAACGCCATCAAAAGCTAATAGCAGGATTTTTTGATCATGCTGTCCAG GTTGTAGTTTCTGGAAAGCCTGTTCATAATCTTCAAAAGGCTTCTGATTCTAACACTGAAG GTACACAGAAGCATCCCCTGCGGTCATATCTGGATTATGTTGCTTATCTGTTCCAGAAAATGGAACCACTTCCTGAACAGGAACGCATAGAG cTTGGCTACAGGGATTTTTTGCAGGCACCCCTGCAG CCTCTGATGGATAACCTTGAAGCGCAAACCTATGAGACATTTGAGAGAGACTCTATTAAATACATCCAA TATCAAAGAGCAGTTGCCAAAGCCTTGGTGGATAGGGTCCCTGATGACAAAGCGTCTGAGTTAACTACT GTCTTGATGGTTGTGGGAGCAGGAAGAGGACCCCTTGTTAGGGCATCGTTGCAG GCAGCTGAAGAAACTGATCGCAAGTTGAAAGTGTATGCGGTTGAAAAGAATCCTAATGCAGTTGTAACTCTCCAT AATTTGGTCAAGATGGAAGGGTGGGAAGGCATTGTTACGATAATATCATGCGACATGCGATTTTGGACTGCTCCTGAAAAAGCTGATATATTG GTTAGCGAACTGCTGGGTTCTTTTGGAGACAATGAGCTCTCTCCAGAGTGTCTTGATGGAGCCCAAAGGTTTCTGAAACCAGATGGAATCTCAATACCATCCTC GTATACAAGTTTCATACAACCTGTAACAGCTTCGAAGCTTTACAATGAC GTTAAGGCCCATAAAGATCTTGCGCACTTTGAAACTCCTTATGTCGTCAAACTGCACAGTGTAGCTAGACTTGCTCCTTCTCAACCT GTTTTCACCTTTGCTCATCCAAACTTCTCAACAAAAGCCAACAACCAACGCTACAAAAAGCTTCGTTTCAATCTACCAAGCGACGCTGGCTCAGCCTTGGTGCATG GATTCGCTGGCTATTTTGATTCCGTCCTGTATAAAGATGTCCATCTTGGGATCGAGCCTACAACAGAAACACCAAACATGTTCAGCTG GTTCCCCATCTTTTTCCCACTGAGGAAGCCTGTGGAGGTTCACCCAAATTCTCCATTAGAAGTACACTTTTGGAGGTGTTGTGGTTCGAAGAAG GTTTGGTATGAATGGTCAGTGTCTTCACCTACTCCATCTCCGATGCACAACACCAATGGCCGTTCCTACTGGGTCGGCCTTTAG
- the LOC103834635 gene encoding uncharacterized protein At2g24330, with product MAQEQEGAVAETRDQNDSPVATATSDDSVKKKQNGFFSRIWNAMFRDKGDDFEKRLEYISKEEANVLSRIKRRSITWRKLTRNLVLSSLFFEVIAVGYAIMATRTKDLDWKMRSFRILPMFLLPALSALAYSSIVTFSKMFDRRDQRTLEKLRAERLDKINELKERTNFYITQQLIERYDPDPAAKAAAATVLASKLGADSGLKVVLGDESLVDPAWGKSNDMEVNQSRGLRNRRHPNARPHSSASTSTHHSDDESRHSGASERLLGTAEQNQQMDLTHYSPEGYAAPDGSWISRIAALLVGEDPTQSFAIICENCHMHNGLARKEDFAYITYYCPHCNALNKPKYSEENPLLLPPVPAPLVTDSPSLIETSELVNSSSSSSERGNSPIPERKEETATTETGTPS from the exons ATGGCGCAGGAGCAGGAAGGAGCGGTGGCTGAGACACGTGATCAGAATGATTCCCCCGTCGCCACCGCAACCTCCGATGATAGcgtgaagaagaaacaaaatggATTCTTCTCGCGTATTTGGAACGCGATGTTTAGAGACAAAGGAGACGATTTCGAGAAGAGGCTTGAGTACATCTCAAAGGAAGAAGCAAATGTTCTGTCAAGGATCAAGCGCAGATCGATCACATGGAGGAAACTCACTAGAAACCTCGTCCTTTCCTCCCTCTTCTTTGAG GTAATTGCAGTGGGGTATGCGATCATGGCAACCAGAACTAAGGATTTGGATTGGAAGATGAGGAGTTTCCGGATCTTGCCTATGTTTCTATTACCTGCTCTCTCTGCTCTTGCTTATTCCTCCATCGTCACTTTCTCAAAGATGT TTGACCGCAGAGATCAAAGGACTTTGGAAAAGCTTCGAGCAGAGAGGTTGGATAAGATCAATGAGCTTAAGGAAAGGACCAATTTTTACATCACGCAACAACTTATTGAG AGATATGACCCCGATCCTGCGGCTAAAGCAGCAGCTGCAACTGTCCTAGCCTCCAAATTAGGTGCTGACTCTGGCTTAAAAGTAGTGTTAGGAGATGAATCCCTAGTCGATCCAGCTTGGGGAAAGAGCAATGACATGGAGGTTAACCAATCACGAGGGCTGAGGAATCGAAGACATCCGAATGCTAGACCCCACAGTTCTGCAAGCACTTCAACACATCATTCTGATGATGAGTCTCGCCATTCTGGGGCAAGCGAGAGATTACTCGGCACCGCAGAGCAAAACCAGCAGATGGATCTCACGCATTACAGTCCTGAGGGATATGCGGCTCCCGATGGCAGTTGGATCTCACGCATCGCGGCTCTCCTTGTTGGCGAAGACCCTACACAGTCATTTGCAATTATTTGTGAAAATTGTCATATGCACAACG GACTTGCTAGGAAAGAGGATTTCGCATACATTACGTATTATTGCCCTCACTGTAACGCCCTGAACAAACCGAAGTATTCAGAGGAGAatccacttcttcttcctcctgtTCCCGCTCCACTGGTCACAGACTCCCCGTCATTGATTGAAACCAGTGAATTGGTTAATAGCAGCAGCTCGTCTAGTGAACGTGGGAATAGTCCCATTCCAGAAAGAAAGGAGGAAACTGCGACTACTGAGACCGGAACACCCAGCTGA
- the LOC103834636 gene encoding ethylene-responsive transcription factor ERF015-like encodes MPPSTPKSHLLSSSLEEDQKFKCYRGVRKRSWGKWVSEIRVPRTGRRIWLGSYDAPEKAARAYDSALFCIKGEKGAFNFPNDKKPQLPEGSVRPLSKHDIQTIATDYALSVASAPSSPTTTVPATYQVPSHVPASSDASSANEHYLPVDATAESIYSVEDLQLDNFLIMDWINNLD; translated from the coding sequence ATGCCACCCTCTACTCCTAAATCTCATCTTCTTAGCTCTTCACTTGAAGAAGATCAGAAGTTCAAATGCTATAGGGGTGTCCGAAAGAGGTCCTGGGGAAAGTGGGTGTCTGAGATAAGAGTTCCAAGGACCGGAAGACGAATATGGCTAGGCTCATATGATGCTCCAGAGAAGGCAGCTCGAGCCTATGACTCTGCTTTGTTTTGCATTAAGGGTGAGAAAGGAGCTTTCAACTTTCCAAATGATAAAAAGCCTCAGCTTCCTGAAGGTTCTGTCCGGCCTCTGTCCAAGCATGACATACAGACAATAGCAACAGACTATGCTTTATCAGTTGCGTCTGCGCCTTCTTCGCCGACCACCACAGTCCCGGCAACATATCAGGTTCCATCTCATGTTCCTGCTTCCTCTGATGCGTCTTCTGCCAATGAACATTATCTCCCAGTGGACGCAACTGCAGAATCAATATATTCAGTAGAAGACTTACAGCTGGACAATTTCCTCATAATGGACTGGATAAACAATCTAGACTAG